A window of the Capricornis sumatraensis isolate serow.1 chromosome 9, serow.2, whole genome shotgun sequence genome harbors these coding sequences:
- the LOC138086544 gene encoding RNA-binding protein with serine-rich domain 1-like, with product MTPSPIPLKERSDEQSADRCKDTGAAQQSGEKDRGRDKARKRRRASGGSSSSGARSRAGSSRGSSSPSASGRSGRSSGSRSSSSSSSSSHGSPRPWRPRDHRRRSGSKPKPPRRDEKEKRRRSPAPKPTKVHVERLTRKVTKEHIREIFSIFGRVREIDLRRERMRAHPSQGHAYVEFENPEEAEKALRHMDGGQIDGQQITARAVLASWPQPPPRRLSPLRRMLPPPSTWRRLRRSRSRSPWGRSPERQRPRSPRRPRHWSGSSSRSFRRKYEKYSGLIQGQRELRGHGSIARSQ from the exons ATGACTCCGTCTCCCATCCCACTCAAAGAGCGCTCTGACGAGCAGTCCGCGGATCGCTGTAAAGATACAGGCGCTGCCCAGCAGTCCGGCGAGAAGGACCGCGGCAGGGATAAAGCTCGGAAGCGGCGCAGGGCCTCGGGCGGTAGCAGCAGCTCGGGGGCTCGGTCCCGCGCGGGCTCCAGCCGCGGCTCCAGCTCGCCCTCAGCATCCGGACGCTCCGGACGCTCCAGTGGGTCCcgcagctccagctccagctccagcagctccCACGGCTCTCCGAGGCCTTGGCGCCCCCGAGACCACAGGCGGCGGTCCGGTTCCAAACCCAAACCACCCAGACGagatgagaaggaaaagagaaggcgCAGCCCCGCTCCTAAGCCCACCAAAGTGCACGTCGAGAGGCTCACCCGGAAGGTGACCAAGGAGCACATCCGGGAGATATTCTCCATCTTCGGCAGAGTTAGAGAGATCGACCTGCGCAGAGAAAGGATGCGCGCGCATCCGTCTCAAGGCCACGCCTACGTGGAGTTCGAGAATCCGGAAGAGGCTGAGAAAGCGCTCAGGCACATGGACGGAGGGCAAATTGACGGCCAGCAGATCACGGCCAGAGCCGTGCTGGCCTCCTGGCCCCAGCCACCCCCTAGGCGACTGAGCCCTCTCCGGAGAATGCTGCCACCACCCTCCACGTGGCGCAGGCTGAGGAGGAGCAGGTCGCGTTCCCCTTGGGGCAGGTCCCCTGAGCGCCAGCGACCCCgctccccccgccgcccccgccacTGGAGCGGCTCCAGCTCCAGGTCCTTTCGAAG aaagt ATGAAAAGTACTCAGGATTGATTCAAGGGCAGCGGGAGCTGAGAGGCCATGGCAGCATTGCCAGATCACAGTGA
- the LOC138086175 gene encoding methyl-CpG-binding domain protein 3-like 2B, producing MCVIDCDRDGKRKRSSKDENLELRLKRNMMPEELEKKRREILVKAKQRRRDRCLLPLRLTSCIFQKPVTRITSHPDNVVRRRRCEETLEKPQQVFAFRRLQGLQAYSPEGEPFSTMDSANVSGIIVQRDAGESLGGAGAWSLHTSPEPILAQSSDGAELNPRLGLFLPHALCRRPVKDADIRRQSRKVKRARERLTMALKADRLAREAKRTRSQKKCS from the exons ATGTGTGTGATTGACTGTGACAGAGATGGGAAGAGGAAAAGATCCTCTAAGGATGAAAATCTGGAATTG AGGCTCAAAAGAAATATGATGCCTGAAGAGCTGGAGAAGAAAAGACGGGAGATTTTAGTCAAAGCCAAGCAGAGGCGTCGTGACAGATGTTTACTTCCTCTGAGGCTGACCAGCTGCATTTTCCAGAAGCCAGTCACAAGGATAACCTCGCATCCTGACAATGTGGTCAGAAGACGTCGGTGCGAGGAGACCCTGGAAAAGCCCCAGCAAGTCTTTGCATTCCGGAGACTGCAGGGACTCCAAGCCTACAGCCCTGAAGGAGAACCTTTCAGTACCATGGACAGCGCAAACGTTTCCGGGATCATTGTCCAGCGTGATGCCGGTGAATCCCTGGGCGGTGCTGGTGCCTGGTCTCTGCACACTAGCCCTGAGCCCATCCTTGCCCAGTCTTCAGATGGGGCAGAGCTCAACCCAAGGTTGGGGCTCTTTCTCCCACACGCCCTCTGCAGACGACCAGTAAAAGATGCAGATATTCGCCGGCAGTCTCGGAAAGTGAAGCGAGCAAGGGAGAGATTGACTATGGCCTTGAAGGCAGACAGGCTTGCCAGGGAGGCAAAGAGAACCAGGAGCCAGAAAAAATGTTCCTGA